A window from Pirellulales bacterium encodes these proteins:
- the sufC gene encoding Fe-S cluster assembly ATPase SufC, with protein HPGYEVTNGKIEIVDAAGKAHDVLEMEPNDRARHGIFLAFQRPMSIPGVKMADFLRHAATNVRRPDRKEGEELIHMKEFRTELRAKMQQLKIDPEFARRYVNDGFSGGEMKRAEILQLAMLQPKFAILDETDSGLDADAVRLASQSIAEIGGAAMGILIITHHEQLLEHNTPLKTHVMLGGRIVETGGPELAAELHKKGYERIRQAYPEAAAEEKAMTAKEPISAI; from the coding sequence CATCCTGGTTACGAAGTGACCAATGGTAAAATCGAAATTGTGGATGCAGCAGGCAAAGCTCACGATGTGTTGGAAATGGAACCCAACGACCGCGCCCGCCACGGTATTTTCCTGGCGTTCCAGCGGCCGATGTCGATCCCCGGTGTGAAAATGGCCGACTTTTTGCGACATGCCGCCACGAACGTCCGTCGCCCCGATCGTAAGGAAGGTGAAGAGCTCATCCATATGAAAGAGTTCCGCACGGAATTGCGAGCTAAAATGCAGCAATTGAAAATCGACCCCGAATTCGCCCGCCGCTACGTCAACGATGGTTTCTCCGGCGGCGAAATGAAACGGGCCGAAATTTTGCAACTGGCCATGTTGCAGCCCAAGTTCGCCATTCTGGACGAAACCGACAGCGGGCTAGATGCCGATGCCGTCCGCTTGGCCAGCCAAAGCATTGCCGAGATCGGCGGCGCAGCCATGGGCATTTTAATTATCACCCATCACGAGCAACTATTGGAGCACAACACGCCGCTCAAAACGCACGTCATGCTGGGCGGCCGCATTGTGGAAACTGGCGGCCCGGAACTTGCAGCCGAATTACACAAGAAGGGTTACGAACGCATCCGTCAGGCTTACCCTGAAGCCGCCGCAGAGGAAAAAGCCATGACAGCCAAAGAGCCAATCAGCGCAATATAA
- the sufB gene encoding Fe-S cluster assembly protein SufB — protein sequence MSTEVLDQSVPNEINKYDFRTQSKAVFKARKGLDAEIVRQISDIKGEPDWMLQFRLKSLEIFNSKPTPRWGGNISLDFQDIYYYLKPTNEQGKTWDEVPEEIKKTFDRLGIPEAEKKYLSGVKAQFESEVIYGSLKEDLAKQGVIFTDTDSAVREYPDLVRKYFATIIPPADNKFAALNSAVWSGGSFIYVPKGVKIEFPLQAYFRINAESMGQFERTLIIVDEGAQVHYVEGCTAPMYTTESLHSAVVEIVVNKYARCRYTTIQNWANNIYNLVTKRALAYEGALMEWIDGNLGSRLTMKYPAVYMMEPGARGEILSIAFASQGQHQDAGAKLVHCAPDTSGRIISKSISKNGGRASYRGLVKVERGAKRAKSNVVCDALILDSKSRSDTYPYIEVDEQNVQLGHEASVSRISEEQLFYLQSRGLSEAEASTMIVSGFIEPLVKELPMEYAVEMNRLIELQMEGSVG from the coding sequence ATGTCTACCGAAGTTCTCGATCAATCCGTTCCCAACGAAATCAACAAGTACGATTTCCGCACGCAATCTAAGGCCGTCTTCAAGGCCCGCAAGGGGCTCGATGCGGAAATCGTTCGCCAAATTTCCGATATCAAAGGCGAGCCCGATTGGATGCTGCAGTTCCGCCTAAAGTCGCTGGAAATTTTCAACTCCAAGCCCACGCCGCGCTGGGGCGGAAACATCAGTCTCGATTTTCAGGACATCTACTACTACCTCAAGCCCACCAACGAACAAGGCAAAACCTGGGACGAAGTGCCCGAGGAAATCAAAAAAACATTCGACCGCCTGGGCATTCCCGAGGCTGAAAAAAAGTATTTGTCTGGTGTGAAAGCGCAGTTCGAAAGCGAAGTCATTTACGGCTCGCTCAAGGAAGATTTGGCCAAGCAGGGCGTCATCTTCACCGACACTGATTCGGCGGTCCGCGAGTATCCTGACCTGGTTCGCAAATACTTCGCCACGATTATTCCCCCGGCCGATAACAAATTCGCCGCGCTCAATTCGGCTGTGTGGTCGGGCGGATCGTTCATTTACGTGCCCAAGGGGGTGAAAATCGAATTCCCGCTGCAGGCGTATTTCCGCATCAACGCCGAAAGCATGGGCCAGTTCGAGCGCACGCTCATCATTGTCGATGAAGGCGCCCAAGTGCATTACGTGGAAGGCTGCACCGCCCCCATGTACACCACCGAAAGCCTGCATTCGGCCGTGGTGGAAATTGTTGTGAACAAATACGCACGCTGCCGCTACACCACCATCCAAAATTGGGCCAATAACATTTACAACCTGGTCACCAAGCGGGCCTTGGCGTACGAAGGCGCGCTGATGGAATGGATCGACGGGAACCTCGGCAGCCGCCTGACGATGAAATATCCGGCCGTGTACATGATGGAGCCTGGCGCGCGGGGCGAAATTCTTTCCATCGCCTTCGCCTCGCAGGGTCAGCATCAGGATGCCGGCGCGAAATTGGTTCACTGTGCGCCCGACACCTCGGGCCGGATCATCAGCAAAAGTATTTCCAAAAACGGCGGTCGGGCCAGTTATCGTGGTTTGGTCAAAGTGGAACGCGGGGCCAAGCGAGCCAAATCGAACGTCGTTTGCGATGCGTTGATTCTTGATTCCAAAAGCCGCAGCGACACGTATCCGTACATTGAAGTCGACGAGCAAAACGTGCAGCTTGGCCACGAAGCCAGCGTTTCCCGCATTAGCGAGGAGCAGTTGTTTTATCTGCAAAGCCGCGGCCTGTCGGAAGCCGAGGCCAGCACCATGATCGTCAGTGGCTTCATCGAGCCGCTGGTGAAAGAACTTCCCATGGAATACGCCGTGGAAATGAACCGCCTCATCGAGCTGCAAATGGAAGGCTCGGTGGGATAA